The following proteins are co-located in the Leptotrichia sp. OH3620_COT-345 genome:
- a CDS encoding extracellular solute-binding protein yields the protein MKKIFFLVGILAMFLFTACGGKTENKGGSSENNGSKELNIYTWTYFIPEELVDKFQKETGIKINFSYYDNNDVMMAKLMSGAKGFDIISPSTDYVDVLIKNGLIEKLDKTKLGETFNNLDKENLKLEEYSQIYDPGLQYSIPYSYSATGIAVNKKFMKDYPQSFDVFGLEQYKGKMTMLDDGREVIGATLQYLGYPSDSADDKQLEEAKTKILEWKKNLAKFDATSFGKSIATGEFYAVHGYAENIYGELEEKDYENFDYFVPKGAMMYIDSMAVVKNGPNRENAYKFLEFLYRPENFIKVYEFFKTTSVIKGIEEKSSVKAIVKTSQVVENGKLPGALSDEAKEKHDKIWNEIKLSN from the coding sequence ATGAAAAAAATATTCTTTTTAGTAGGGATATTGGCAATGTTTCTATTTACAGCGTGTGGAGGAAAAACGGAAAATAAAGGAGGAAGTTCAGAAAATAACGGAAGCAAAGAACTGAACATATATACTTGGACGTATTTCATACCTGAAGAATTGGTAGATAAATTTCAAAAGGAAACAGGAATAAAAATTAATTTCAGCTATTATGACAACAATGATGTAATGATGGCAAAGCTGATGTCCGGAGCAAAAGGATTTGATATAATTTCACCCTCTACTGATTATGTAGATGTACTTATAAAAAATGGATTAATTGAAAAACTGGATAAGACAAAATTAGGAGAAACATTTAATAATTTAGATAAAGAAAATTTAAAATTGGAAGAGTATTCTCAAATATATGATCCGGGATTACAATACAGTATACCTTATTCATATTCTGCAACAGGAATAGCAGTAAATAAAAAGTTTATGAAAGATTATCCTCAGTCTTTTGATGTATTCGGCTTAGAACAGTATAAAGGAAAAATGACAATGTTGGATGACGGTCGGGAAGTAATAGGAGCTACTTTACAATATTTAGGATATCCTTCCGATTCGGCAGATGACAAACAGTTGGAAGAAGCAAAAACTAAAATTCTTGAATGGAAAAAGAATTTAGCAAAATTTGATGCCACTTCATTTGGAAAGAGTATAGCTACAGGGGAATTTTACGCTGTACATGGATATGCCGAAAATATTTACGGTGAACTTGAGGAAAAAGATTATGAAAATTTTGATTATTTTGTGCCTAAAGGTGCAATGATGTATATTGACAGTATGGCAGTTGTAAAAAATGGACCAAATAGGGAAAATGCATATAAATTTTTAGAATTTTTATATAGACCTGAAAATTTTATAAAAGTGTATGAATTTTTTAAAACTACATCTGTTATAAAAGGGATAGAAGAAAAATCCTCTGTAAAAGCAATAGTAAAAACAAGTCAGGTTGTTGAAAACGGTAAACTTCCGGGAGCTTTATCTGATGAAGCAAAAGAAAAGCATGATAAAATATGGAATGAAATAAAGTTATCAAATTAA
- the sufC gene encoding Fe-S cluster assembly ATPase SufC — protein MSLLNLKGVKSEVEGKPILKGVDLTINKGEVHVIMGPNGAGKSTLASVLVGHPKHEIVEGEIILDGENINELEVDERAQKGIFLSFQYPEEIPGLTVEDFLRTAKESVTGEKQYLMQFHNELVEKMEKLHINPEYAERHLNVGFSGGEKKKNEILQMAVLEPKLAILDETDSGLDIDATKIVFEGVRTLKTQDTAMLIITHYDKVLEYLQPDFVHILMDGKIVKSGGKELVEYIEKNGYGKMKEELGL, from the coding sequence ATGAGTTTGTTAAATTTAAAAGGAGTTAAATCCGAAGTCGAGGGAAAACCTATTCTGAAAGGTGTAGATTTGACTATTAATAAAGGGGAAGTTCATGTTATAATGGGACCTAACGGAGCAGGTAAATCTACTCTTGCAAGCGTTCTTGTGGGACATCCGAAACATGAAATAGTTGAAGGGGAAATTATACTGGACGGAGAAAATATAAATGAACTGGAAGTAGACGAAAGAGCCCAAAAAGGGATTTTTTTATCTTTTCAATATCCTGAAGAAATACCGGGACTGACAGTGGAAGATTTTTTAAGAACTGCAAAAGAGTCGGTTACAGGAGAAAAGCAGTATTTAATGCAGTTTCATAATGAATTAGTGGAAAAAATGGAAAAACTTCATATAAATCCTGAATATGCCGAAAGACATTTAAATGTAGGATTTTCAGGAGGAGAAAAAAAGAAAAATGAAATACTTCAAATGGCAGTACTTGAACCTAAACTTGCCATATTGGACGAAACTGATTCAGGACTTGATATAGATGCTACTAAAATAGTATTTGAAGGTGTTAGAACATTAAAAACTCAAGATACTGCCATGCTTATTATAACTCACTATGATAAAGTATTGGAATATTTACAGCCTGATTTTGTCCATATACTTATGGATGGAAAAATTGTAAAAAGTGGAGGAAAAGAACTGGTAGAGTACATTGAGAAAAATGGGTACGGAAAAATGAAAGAAGAACTGGGGCTATAA
- the sufB gene encoding Fe-S cluster assembly protein SufB, whose protein sequence is MEDSRKKTYVADIERGVYDIKDEMQHKFTTGKGLTEEIVRKISEKKNEPQWMLDFRLKSLEVFNSKPMPVWGADLSDLDIDDIVHYLEPDAKSMSNSWDDVPDYIKSTFDRLGIPEAEKQSLAGVGAQYDSEVVYHSIHKELTEQGVVYTDIETALNEYEDIIKEYFMKLITINDHKFAALHGAVWSGGSFVYVPKGVKVSMPLQSYFRLNAAEAGQFEHTLIIVEEGADLHFIEGCSAPKYKKNALHAGAVELFVKKGARLRYSTIENWSRNMYNLNTKRALVDEGGVMEWVSGSFGSRVSMLYPMTILRGECSRCEFTGVTFASTGQYLDTGCKIIHAASHTSSTVHSKSISKNGGTAFYRGLLRVAPNAVGCKSTVECESLMLDNESRSDTIPIIEINNDSVDIGHEAKIGRISDEAIFYLMSRGISKDEAKAMIVRGFVEPISKELPLEYAVELNKLIELELEGTIG, encoded by the coding sequence ATGGAAGATAGTAGAAAAAAAACCTATGTTGCAGATATTGAAAGAGGTGTTTATGATATTAAAGATGAAATGCAGCATAAATTTACAACAGGTAAAGGCTTAACTGAAGAAATTGTCAGAAAAATTTCAGAGAAAAAAAATGAACCTCAATGGATGCTGGATTTCAGACTGAAATCACTGGAAGTATTCAATTCAAAGCCTATGCCTGTATGGGGAGCGGATTTATCGGATTTGGATATAGACGATATAGTTCATTATCTTGAACCTGATGCAAAATCTATGAGTAACAGCTGGGATGATGTACCTGACTATATAAAATCTACTTTTGACAGATTGGGAATACCTGAAGCTGAAAAACAGTCGTTGGCAGGAGTAGGAGCCCAGTATGATTCAGAAGTTGTATATCACAGTATACATAAAGAACTGACAGAACAAGGAGTAGTATACACTGATATAGAAACTGCTTTGAATGAATATGAAGATATAATAAAAGAATATTTTATGAAATTGATTACGATAAATGATCATAAATTTGCAGCACTTCATGGAGCGGTGTGGTCAGGAGGTTCATTTGTATATGTACCTAAAGGAGTAAAGGTAAGTATGCCTTTACAGTCATATTTTAGGCTTAATGCTGCAGAGGCCGGACAGTTTGAGCATACACTTATAATAGTAGAAGAAGGAGCCGATTTACATTTTATAGAGGGATGTTCTGCCCCTAAATACAAGAAAAATGCTCTCCATGCAGGGGCTGTAGAGCTGTTTGTAAAAAAAGGAGCAAGATTAAGATATTCTACAATAGAAAATTGGTCAAGAAATATGTATAATCTAAATACAAAAAGAGCACTTGTTGATGAAGGCGGAGTAATGGAATGGGTGTCAGGTTCATTCGGCTCAAGGGTTTCTATGTTGTATCCGATGACTATTTTAAGAGGTGAGTGTTCAAGATGTGAATTTACAGGGGTTACATTTGCTTCAACAGGTCAATACCTTGATACGGGGTGTAAAATAATTCATGCTGCTTCACATACATCTTCCACAGTGCATTCAAAATCTATTTCAAAAAATGGAGGAACAGCATTTTACAGGGGTCTTTTAAGAGTGGCGCCAAATGCGGTAGGATGTAAATCCACTGTTGAATGTGAGTCACTTATGCTTGATAATGAATCAAGATCAGATACTATACCGATAATTGAAATAAATAATGACAGTGTAGATATAGGACATGAAGCAAAAATTGGAAGGATAAGTGATGAAGCTATATTTTATCTGATGTCCAGAGGGATAAGCAAAGATGAAGCGAAAGCAATGATAGTAAGAGGATTTGTCGAACCGATATCAAAAGAACTTCCGCTTGAATATGCGGTAGAGTTGAATAAGCTTATAGAGTTGGAACTTGAAGGAACTATAGGATAA